The following proteins come from a genomic window of Aricia agestis chromosome 19, ilAriAges1.1, whole genome shotgun sequence:
- the LOC121736487 gene encoding uncharacterized protein LOC121736487 encodes MRRNQQLMYRPRDCTFLVCSCFEEPYIRNKKLSPCQKSPLTLYELASKVVNQLPFPNAFHWSESDVARWMEKECGLSLYKECITKNIVNGRRLLFLEDASKMPKMNVTNFEHIKIITAKVRELFGVEMIRFTRSLGLPYRKPLTHCTWFKSQTGPSMGVRTLWNRCDILRWMNKIGPEPTVLDHWDMVWYQKPDFPCTKFARVEKKRKTQSSPDERCNEYQVPRKFIFQRNIPSDKQFIWMERLFELEKEIKAPKQNETKDNREILNGMSTKQFMLAKRRASKPKFFQ; translated from the exons atgAGACGCAACCAGCAGCTTATGTATAGACCTCGAGACTGTACGTTCCTCGTGTGTTCTTGTTTTGAAGAACCTTACATTAGGAATAA AAAGCTCAGCCCCTGTCAGAAGTCCCCGTTGACTCTCTACGAGCTAGCGAGTAAAGTGGTCAACCAGCTGCCTTTCCCTAACGCCTTCCACTGGTCAGAGTCTGACGTAGCCCGATGGATGGAAAAAGAATGTGGACTATCATTGTACAAA gaatGCATTACAAAAAACATCGTGAATGGAAGACGCTTGCTGTTTTTGGAAGACGCGTCGAAAATGCCAAAGATGAATGTAACAAACTTCGAACATATTAAG ATAATCACAGCGAAAGTGAGAGAACTATTTGGCGTGGAGATGATACGGTTCACACGAAGCTTAGGTCTACCGTACAGGAAACCTCTCACTCACTGCACCTGGTTCAAGTCGCAAACAGGACCATCTATGGGTGTTCGGACTCTTTGGAACAG ATGCGACATTCTACGATGGATGAATAAAATCGGACCTGAGCCTACAGTTCTAGACCACTGGGACATGGTCTG GTATCAAAAGCCCGATTTTCCTTGCACCAAGTTCGCTAGAGTTGAAAAGAAAAGGAAAACTCAAAGCTCCCCAGACGAACGTTGCAACGAGTATCAG GTACCCAGAAAATTTATATTTCAAAGGAACATCCCGAGTGACAAGCAGTTCATTTGGATGGAGCGTCTCTTTGAGTTGGAGAAAGAGATAAAAGCACCTAAACAGAATGAGACGAAAGATAACCGTGAAATATTGAATGGTATGAGTACGAAACAATTTATGTTGGCAAAGAGGAGGGCGAGCAAGCCGAAATTCTTTCAATAA